The Kordia sp. SMS9 genome window below encodes:
- the accD gene encoding acetyl-CoA carboxylase, carboxyltransferase subunit beta: MAWFKRKEKGIQTSTEEKRDTPKGLWYKSPTGKIVDSEELAKNFYVSPEDGYHVRIGSKEYFEILFDEGKFKELDKNLTSKDPLKFEDNKKYVDRLKAAKEKTGLKDAVRTAVGKSKGKDLVIACMDFKFIGGSMGSVVGEKIARAADYSLKNNLPFMIISKSGGARMMEAALSLMQLAKTSAKLAQLADAGIPYISLCTDPTTGGTTASFAMLGDINIAEPGALIGFAGPRVVRDTTGKDLPEGFQTSEFLLEHGFLDFISHRKELKNKINLYIDLIQNQPIRA, translated from the coding sequence ATGGCTTGGTTTAAAAGAAAAGAAAAAGGTATCCAAACCTCTACAGAAGAGAAAAGAGATACGCCCAAAGGACTTTGGTACAAATCGCCCACAGGAAAAATTGTTGATTCGGAAGAATTGGCAAAAAACTTCTATGTAAGTCCTGAAGACGGATACCACGTTCGCATTGGAAGCAAAGAATATTTTGAAATACTTTTCGACGAAGGAAAATTTAAAGAACTCGATAAAAACTTAACCTCAAAAGATCCATTAAAGTTTGAGGACAACAAAAAATACGTTGACAGACTGAAAGCTGCCAAAGAAAAAACAGGGTTGAAAGACGCTGTTCGTACCGCCGTTGGAAAATCGAAAGGAAAAGATTTGGTCATTGCTTGTATGGATTTCAAATTTATTGGAGGTTCTATGGGAAGTGTTGTGGGTGAAAAAATTGCACGCGCGGCAGACTATTCCTTGAAAAACAATCTTCCATTCATGATCATCTCAAAATCTGGTGGTGCACGAATGATGGAAGCTGCCTTATCATTAATGCAATTGGCAAAAACGTCGGCAAAACTAGCACAATTAGCAGACGCAGGAATTCCATACATTTCATTATGTACAGATCCAACTACAGGAGGAACCACTGCTTCGTTTGCAATGTTGGGAGACATCAACATTGCGGAGCCAGGCGCCTTAATTGGTTTTGCAGGACCAAGAGTTGTTCGCGATACTACAGGAAAAGATTTACCAGAAGGTTTCCAAACTTCAGAATTCTTACTAGAACATGGATTCTTAGATTTTATCTCGCACAGAAAAGAACTCAAAAACAAAATCAACTTGTATATTGACTTGATTCAGAATCAACCGATACGCGCGTAG
- the fbaA gene encoding class II fructose-bisphosphate aldolase, with protein sequence MSHNIKPGVATGDEVQEIFKLAKEKGFALPAVNVVGSNSINGVLETAAELNAPVIIQFSNGGAQFNAGKGLSNEGQKAAIAGSVAGAKHVHEMAEAYGVPVILHTDHCAKKLLPWIDGLLDASEKHFAETGKPLYSSHMIDLSEEPIEENIEICKEYLARMSKMDMTLEIELGITGGEEDGVDNSDVDDSKLYTQPAEVAYAYEELMKVSPKFTVAAAFGNVHGVYKPGNVKLTPKILKNSQEYISEKFNVGHNHIDFVFHGGSGSTLEEIREAIGYGVIKMNIDTDLQFAFMSGIRDYMIGKQDYLMLQIGNPDGDDIPNKKFYDPRKWLREGELTFKTRLKQAFEDLNNVNTL encoded by the coding sequence ATGAGTCATAACATAAAACCAGGAGTTGCTACTGGAGACGAAGTACAAGAAATTTTCAAACTAGCCAAAGAAAAAGGCTTTGCCTTACCAGCCGTCAATGTGGTAGGTTCTAACTCTATCAATGGAGTGTTGGAAACGGCTGCAGAACTCAATGCTCCTGTCATCATCCAATTTTCAAATGGAGGCGCACAATTCAACGCCGGGAAAGGATTAAGTAACGAAGGTCAAAAAGCAGCCATTGCAGGTTCAGTTGCAGGTGCAAAACACGTTCATGAAATGGCAGAAGCGTACGGCGTTCCTGTAATTTTACATACCGACCACTGTGCAAAAAAATTATTGCCTTGGATTGACGGTTTGTTAGACGCCAGCGAAAAGCATTTTGCCGAAACTGGAAAACCGTTATACAGCTCACACATGATCGATCTTTCGGAAGAACCTATCGAAGAAAACATCGAAATTTGCAAAGAATACTTAGCGCGCATGAGCAAAATGGACATGACGCTTGAAATTGAATTAGGAATCACAGGTGGTGAAGAAGACGGAGTAGATAACAGCGATGTAGACGATTCTAAACTATACACTCAGCCAGCAGAAGTTGCGTATGCGTATGAAGAATTGATGAAAGTAAGTCCAAAATTTACTGTGGCAGCTGCTTTCGGAAACGTGCATGGTGTATACAAGCCAGGAAATGTAAAACTGACGCCAAAAATCTTAAAAAATTCGCAAGAATATATTTCTGAAAAATTCAATGTTGGACACAATCATATTGACTTTGTTTTTCACGGTGGATCAGGTTCTACCTTAGAAGAAATCAGAGAAGCAATTGGCTACGGTGTGATCAAAATGAACATTGATACGGACTTACAATTTGCGTTCATGTCTGGAATTCGCGATTACATGATCGGAAAACAAGACTATCTAATGCTGCAAATTGGAAATCCTGATGGAGACGACATTCCAAACAAAAAATTCTATGATCCAAGAAAATGGTTGCGCGAAGGTGAATTGACATTCAAAACACGTTTAAAGCAAGCTTTTGAAGATTTAAACAACGTTAATACCTTATAA